The Stigmatella ashevillena genomic sequence GATGTTCGGCAACCCCCCCGACGCGCGCGAGCAGTCCGCACAGATGGCGCAGCGGCTCCAGCGCGATGCGAACCGCGTCCAGGAGGTGAACCAGCAGCTCCAGTCGCTCTTCCCCCAGCCGGGCTCCCAGATGAGCGCCCAGGACCGCCAGCAACTCCAGCAGCTCTCCGAGCAGCAGCAGTCCCTGGAGCAGCGCGCCCAGGGCCTGCGCCAGCAGATGGAGGAGATGGAGCAGACAGCGCCCCTCTTCGGCAAGGAGGCGGGAGAGCAGATGGAGGGCATCGGCCAGCGCATGGGCGAGGCCGCCCAGCGGATGCAGGGGCAGGACCCGGGCCGGGGCTACGGCGAGCAGCAGTCGGCGCTGGATGGGCTGCGGCGCTTCCAGAAGCAGATGCGCGAGAGCCAGCAAGGGGGCGGCAAAGGCGGCTTGCCCCTGCCCATGGGAGCGGGAGGCCGGGGCCGCGAGGGCAACGGGAATGACCCGCGCGACAAGGTGGAGCTGCCCGACGAGGACGCCTTCCAGGCGCCCAAGGAGTTCCGCAAGGACCTGCTGGACGCGATGAAACAGGGAGCCCCGGAGCGTTACCGGGAGCAGGTGAAGCGCTACTACGAGGAGTTGGTGAAGTGAGCCGGAACCAGGATGCTTCCGCGCGCGGCGCGCGCCACCGGAGCGGGCGGACCGCCGGACTCGGGGCCCTTCTGGCCCTGCTGGCCCTGCTTCTGGCCACGCCTCCGGCCCACGCGGACGATGACCTCAAGAGCGAGGTCAAAGCGCGCCTGACGAAGATCGAAGAGGCGCTGGATGGCTGGGACGTGGTGGGGGCCCGAAAAGAGCTGACGGAGCTGGAGGAGCTGGTCCCGGCGGACATCGAGCCGTTGAAGTACTTCCAGGGGCGCATCGCCTTCGAGGAAGGGCTCTACACCGAGGCGGTGGAGCTGCTCCAGGCTTCCCGGGTGGAGGACAAGCCCGGCAGCTACCTGCGGTTGGCGAAGGACACGCAGCGGATCTTCAAGAACCACCAGCGCGCCGAGAGCGACCACTTCGTCCTCTTCTACCCCAAGGGCAAGGAGGAGATCCTCGTGCCCTACGCGTTGGAGACGCTCGAGGCCACCTACCGGGCCATGGTGGAGGACCTGGGGTGGACGCCTCCCAGCAAGGTGCGCGTGGAATTGGTGAACAACGCCCGCGAGCTGTCCAAGGTCAGCACCCTCACCTACGAGCAGATCCAGACGACGGGCACCATCGCCATCTGCAAGTTCAGCAAGCTCATGCTGACAAGCCCCAAGGCCGTCGCGCGCGGCTACGACTGGCAGGACACGCTGGCGCACGAGTACATCCACTTGGTGGTGAGCCAGATGAGCCACAACACGGTCCCCATCTGGCTGCACGAGGGGCTGGCCAAGTTCATGGAGTCGCGCTGGCGCGGCAAGGCTGGCATGGCCATGACGCCCTCCACGCTGGCGCTGCTGGGTCGGCGGGTGAAGGCCGACACGCTGGTACCCTTCGAGAAGATGCACCCGTCCATCGCCATGCTGCCCACGGCGGAGGACGCGGCCACGGCGTTCGCCGAGGTCTATTACGCCATCGACTACGTCCACCAGACGAAGGGCACCGCGGGGCTGCGGACCATCATCCAGGAGCTCCGCAAGGGGCAACAGGACCGCAAGGCGGTGGAGGTCGCCATGGGGGTGCCGTTCGCCCTCTTCGAGAAGTCTTGGCTGGCGCACATCAAGAAGCAGCCGTTCCCCAAGGAGCTGCTGCCGCGCGAGGAGGTGGTGCTCAAGGAGCACGCCAAGGACAAGGACAAGGAGGATCCGAAGAAGGGCAAGGAGATCTCCTTCGGCGACTTCGTCGAGGTGACGGAAATCCCCGCGCGCAAGTTCGCCCACTTGGGCGAGCTGCTGCGCGAGCGCAACCGGATCCTGGCCGCCTCGGAGGAGTACGCCAAGGCGCATGACATCGTCGGGGACAAGTACGAGTCGGTGTCCAACAAGTACGCGCTGGCGCTGCTGCACCTCAAGCGGCTGGAGGAGGCGGAGCAGGTGCTGCGCGGCTCGCTGCGCGTTCACCCCGGCTCGCCCCAGACGAATGTGCACCTGGGCCGCATCCTGCTGTTCCGCAAGGACTACCCGAAGGCGAAGGCGGCCTACCAGGAGGCGCTGTCCACCAACCCGTTCGATCCCGAGGTCCACGTGGCCCTCACCCGCATCCATCAGGCCCTCGGCGAGACGGTGCTGGAGGCCCGCACGCGCGCGGCCAGCGCGCTGCTCCTCAACAAGCACCCAGACCAGGTGGACACCCTCGTCCAGGCCTTCCTGCGCGAGCACGGCCAGCTGTCCGAGATGGACGTCTCCGGCGAACCCGCCGAAGCGCCTGCCTCCAAGCCCTCGCCGGATGGCGGGCCCTGAGCATGCCCATGGCCAAGGCGCGGCCTCCCCAGGACGCACTCCCCGCCCGCCTCGAGGCGCTGCTCGATGGCCTGACGGACCGCCACCTGTCGGACCGGATGGAGCACGTCTACCGCGCGGCGGCGCTGGCCATCGACCGGCTGGGCCACCTCAACATCGTCAAGTACGAGCCCACCAGCGTGGAGCCGGACGGCGCGGACCTCTCCCTCTGGGAGACCATGGCGCCCGCCATCGGGGAGACGCTCATGGGCGTCAACCACCTCATCTCCGTCATCCGCGAGAAGTTCCCCGCGGACGAGCGCGCGGTGGATGCCGACAAGGGCTGGCGGCCCCCTCCGGCCAGCACCGACGAGCGGCTCGCCCAGGAAGTGGAGAGCCTGCTCCAGGCCAGCGCGGTGCGACTGGCGCGCCGCGTGGCGGATCTCGGCGAGCGCGTCCGCCGCCCCGAGGTGGTGAGTGACCGGTGGGGGTTGATGACGGAGCTACAGACCTTCCGCTTGGATTTCCGCTCGCGCATTGGAGACCTCGTCTATCTGACGGCGGCGGCCTTCGAGGACGTGCGGCGCGAGGACGTGGTGCCTGGCCACACGCACCAGGTGAACGCGGCGGTGGCGCTGCGCGGGGCCACGATGGACTTGCGCCGCTCGCTTCAGGGCAGGCTCGAGCGCGTGGCGAAGGCACCTCCAGAAGGGCTGCCAACCCTCGCGCGCCAGTTGGAAGACAGCCTGGGGGCCTTTTCGACCATGCCCGCCTCGCTCACCCTGCGCACGCGGGACAAGCAGCAGGTGGTGGAGCTGCGCGCCCAGCTCCGGGAAGCGGGAAGCCACCCCCTGCTGGAGGCCGAGGCACTGCCCCGGTTGATCCACCCCCTGCTAGCGATGCTGGAGCGGGTGGCCGAGGAGCTCACCACCCAGTTGCTCACCGCGCATGACCGGGCCGTCTGGGCCTCGTGTGGCGCACGCCTGGAGCAGGTCTCCATGCACTTGGCCCTGGGCTCCCCGGGGGCCGAGCGCGTGCTCGTGGAGGCATTGGAGCGCGCGGGGGCCCTCTACGGGCGCTCGGCCGCCTTCGACACCTTCCTGCGCAAGCACCGCCGGGCCACGGGAGAGGGGCTGGAAGACACGGTGCTGCGGGAGACGCTGGAGATGTTCCGCGAGCGCCTCACCGCCCTGCCGTTTCACTGAGCCCCACGCCGGGCTCCTATTCCTTCTTGGGCCCCTCGGGCAGCGCGGGAGCCTCCTGCTTCGGGGGCAGCACGCGCAGCTTCTCGTAGCGCCGGGCCAGCGACTCCACCGTCAGCTCCTCCTGCCACTGCTTCGGGTTGGTATTCCACCCGAAGTCGTCGGGAACCTTGCCTCCGCCCTGGCTCTTGTAGCCGATCATGTCCGGGAACTGCTTCGACCAACGGCCTCCGGGATCCGGCTCCCGGGTGACGGGCTCCCGGCTGGGGATGACAAAGGGCTTGGGTTGATTGCTCATGGGCTTCTCCCTGCGAACTGTCCTCCTCAGCCTCTCCGAATCCCCCGCCCCTGAATAGCGGAAACTACCCGAGGGACCGGGCCGAGAGCGTTCCCCGCCGGGCCTTCTTCCGACGCCGGAAGACATGGTCGGAAGAGGGAGGCAGCACGCTGGGCCCCAGCGAGAACACGGCCGCGAAGTAGCGCGCCTGCCCCTCGCTGCCGTAGCGGTAGCGCAGCTCCGCCCCGCCCTTCAGCATCACATCCACCGCCCACCCCTCTCCGTCCCGGAGGAGCGCCACCCGCTCGATGTCCACCATATGTCCCATCCCCGCCTTGGGGGCTCCCCCATGGAAGACGCGTGCCAGCGCGCGCACGTCCTTTCAACGGCTTGGCGTGTGGACCGGTGAGCACTGGCGCTGGACAGGTAAGAATTTCCAGGGGCGCTCGCCTGGCCGTCCGCCCTTGTCCTGGGGGGCCGGGAAACTGTTCGGCTTGTGAACGGCGGATCCTGCGTTACGTCAAGGGCATGACTTCCATTCCAGACTTCAACGGCGAAGGGCGCTTCGCCGAGTTCACCCTGTCCGAAGGTTGCCTGCTGTGTGGCGGCGAGGTGAGCATCCGGGCCACCCCGTCGGGCGCGCACAGCTACTGCCCCACGTGCCACTGGCTGTCCCGGCCCCGCATGAAGGTGCGTGGCCAGGGACTGGAGCTGTCGTACTCCACCTCGGCCAACGCGTAGTTCCCCGGGCGCCCCGGGGCCCTCTCACCGCGCCAACCAGAGCCACAGCGGCGCGGTGGCGAAGCTCAAGGGGATGCCTAACCCCACCATGAGCACGGCCAGTTCCACATCCAACTCGTGCTCGGAGGCGAGGATGGCGCCGCTGACCATGGGCGCCATCGCGTTCTGAAGCAGCGCGGCCTCCCGGACGACGGGCGCCATGCCCGGCACCAACCACAGCCCCAGCATCACCAGGGCAGGCGCCAACGCCAGCTTGTAGCTCAGCCCCAGCGCCAATCCCCCCAGCCGGGAGCGGATGCCCCGGAGCTGGAGCTGGAAGCCCACTGAGAAGAGCGTCAGCGGGGTGAGCGGCATGCTCAGCCGCTCCAGCAACGCCTCCGCCCAACCGGGAAACGCCCAGGGGCGCAGCACCAGCGCGAGGACGAGCGCCAGAAACGGGGGGAAGCTGGCCACCTTGCGCAGGAGGGTGGCCGGGCTCGGAGGCGTCTCGCCCGAGGAGGCGCGGACGGCGATGAACGTGGCCAGCGTGGCGAGCAGAAGAAACGAGCCGAGCTGATCCACCACCACGGCCACGGCGAGCCCCTCCCGGCCCAGCAGCGCCTCGGCCATGGGCAGCCCGACGAAGGCGGTGTTGCTCAAGCCCGCGGTGAGCACGAGCGCGGCGATGGAGGTCCGCCCCAGCCCCAGGCGTGGACCGAGCCCCTGGCAGAGGCCCCAGGCGCCCAGGAAGACGAACCACGGGGTGACCGCGGCCACCAGCAGCTCGGGGCGGAACGCCAGCCGGTGCACCACGCCCAGCACCAGGGCCGGCAGGGAGACGTGAAGAACGAAGGTGTTGAGCACCGCGGACGTCTGCGGAGGAAAGCGGCCACTGCGCCGAGCGAGCGCGCCCAGCACCAGGCACACCCCCAGCAAGGAGAGGACGGTCACCATGGCGTCCCGCCCTCGCCGCCCTGCGCCCCTTCCCAGGGGACGGCAAGAGCGCAGGCTTTCGGCGGGACTTCAATCCTAGGAGCTGAAAGGACGGCGCGCACACGCGCGTTGTGCTGCATCTGGCCCGGAACATCCAGCCCCATATCACCGGCCCCGTGCAAGACGTGGAGTCCGGTGAGCCGCTGGCGCATGCTGCGCGCCACCATGGCCTCGAGCTCCCTCCGTACCCGCGTTGTCGAGCAGGTACGCGCCGCCGCGGGCGGTCTCCCCGCGACGTTCTGGTTTCTCTGGGTGGGCTCTTTGATGAACCGCATGGGCAGCTTCGTGACGCCCCTGTTGGCCATCTACCTGACGCGCGAGCGCAACTTCACCATAGAGGAGGCGGGCATCGTCGCCTCGCTGCACGGGGCCGGGGCGGTGCTGTCCGGGCCCCTGGGCGGGGCGATCGCCGACCGGTTCGGCCGCCGGACGGCATTGCTCCTGGGCCTGTGGCTGGGAAGCGCGGGGATGCTCTTCCTGGGCTTCTCGGAGGAGCCCCTGTGGATCCGCATCGCCGCCTTCACGCTGGGCATCCTCGGGGAGTTGTACCGCCCCGTGGTCTCCGCCACCATCGCGGACGTGGTGCGGCCGGAGGACCGGGCGCGGGCCTACAGCCTGCTCTACTGGGTGGTGAACATCGGGTTCGCCATTGCCCTGCCGCTCGCGGGTTGGGCCTCCCAGGCGGGCTTCCGCCTGCTGTTCATCGCGGATGCGGCCACCACCTTCCTGTACGGCTGCCTCGTCTGGTGGCGGGTGCCGGAGACCCACCGGCCGAGGGGCCCGTCTCGCTCAGCGCTGCCCGCCCTGGGCCCCCTGATCGCCCCCTTGAGGGACAGGGCCTTCCTGGGCTTTGGCCTTCCCACGCTCTTGATGGCGTGCATCTTCTTCCAGAGCGCGGTGGCGCTCTCGCTGGACCTGAGAGACCGAGGGCTCAGCACCGCCGAGTTTGGCTGGGTGATGGCCGTCAACGGCGTGCTCATCGTGCTGCTCCAGCCCTTCGCAGGCCCCTTCCTCTCCCGGTGGCGCCGCTCGGCCGTGCTCGCGGGCGCCTCGCTGCTCACGGGCCTGGGCTTTGGACTTCACGCGCTGTCCTCCACCTTGGCCCTGGCCGCGCTCGCCGTGGCGGTGTGGACCCTGGGGGAGATCCTCAATGGCGCGGTGTCGCTCTCGGTGGTGGCTGACCTGGCACCTGCCGAGCTGCGGGGCAGCTACCAGGGGGCGTACCACATGCTCTGGGGATTGGCCGCCTGCATCGCCCCCGCCGTGGGCAGCTGGGTGCTGGAGCACCGGGGACGGGACACGCTCTGGATCGGCTGCCTGCTGCTGGGCCTGCTCTCGGCGGGCTGGCATCTGACCGTGGCCAATGCCCGGCGCCGTCACATGGCTGCCCTGCGGTTGACCTCCACGAGCGTGAGTGCCAACGAGGACTGATCAGAAAGGAACAACGAACACGGTCAGCAAGGCGAGGTATGCGGCGATGACGAAGAACATCGCGGTGTAGTTGGGATCGCTGTCGTGTTCCAGGTAGCTGAAGTTCATGACGCCCTCCTTCAAGGCCTTCCTTTCTCTCTACGGCGTCCGCCTCCAACGATTGCACGGGCCGCTCAGTGCAGCCCCTTGACCGCCCCCAGGAGGATCCTCCTCCGGGAAGGCCCTTCCAGCAGCCGCGCCCCTCCTTCCGCCAGGGCACGCAGGATGGCCCCGAGCCAGCGCACGCACTCCTGCCAGCCCAGCGCGATGGGCCTCCGCTCCAGAAAGAGATCCTGGGCGTTTTCGATGCCCTCCTGGAGAGAGCTGCCCGGAGGCAGCGGCAGCTCGACATACAGTGACTCGGCGAAGTGCTCGTCGACGGGGGCGTGGATCCACACGGACCACTGATGTACCGGCGGGAGCGACTCGATGACGTACAGCTCGGTGACGGCGTGCGCGCGAAACCCCCGTTGGGTCAACGTGAGCCCCGCCTCTGGAGGCACCATCAACATCAGGGAGGGCACCGGAAGCCGGGGCGTCCGCCAGGGCTGGGACAGCGTCTCCGGCTGGCGCACGAGCTGTGCCAGGGAGGGCGTCACCGCATAGGCATGACGCCCGCCCAGGTCATGGGCCACGAGTTGCCAGTGGCGCAGGGCATTCCAGGAGAACGCTTCGAGCGCGCCCGCATACAACCCCGGAGGGAACGTCCCATGCCGCTGGAGGACCTGGGCGAAGCTGTTCGTCTTCAGGGCGACGAACTCCGGATCCGTGGAGATGGCGCGGAAGCGCGTGAAGCCCGCGCGCCGGGCGATGTACTCGATGAGCAAGTAGGGAACGTGACCGAGCACGTGCCGGCCCTTCTCCCAGGCCAGCCGGCCCTCGTTCAGGTCTTCCACCAAGGCGCCAATGCCCCGGGGCAGCCCCAGGGCCTGGAGGTAGCGCCGGCCGATCTCCAGGTACTCCTGCTCGAAGACGACGAAGCGCTCGAACATGGTGTCATCGGGCGAAACAGGTCGTGTCACGTAGGGCCTCACGGGCCCTACTTAACGCGTTGGGTGCCAAAACGTGAGAAGATTCCCTTCCTGCCCCCTGGGGAGGGGAGGGAACCGGGGCGTGCTTGCCGGAAAAAGGCCTACTTGCCGAAGAGAGACTCGGGGCGCTGCAGGCCGCGCGCCTGGGCCAGCGGCTGGAGAATGTCCGCCGGGGGGGCGTCCGCGGTGAGCAGCAGCACCCTCACCGCCGTCTCCACCACATCCTCCGCACCGGGGCGCACCATGCCGCGCCGCGCGTCCTCCACCCGCTTCTGCCGGTAGACATCGAAGCGCTCGCGCACCTTCTTGGACAGGTCCTCCATGGCCTTGTCCCCCACCTCCACGCGCAGCTCCAGCTCATCGCGCAGTTGCACGGGGTCGGCCAGCACGCCATAGCGGTCGTAGCCCTTGTGGCTCAGGTCTTCGTGCGTCACGTCATAGTCCTGGGTCACGGGCGCCTGGACCGCCTGGGGCGCCGTCAGGTCACGCAGAACCGAGGTGACGGTGGCCTTCACCGTCAGCCGGTGCAGCTCCACATCGAAGACGAAGTCCGAATACATCGGCTCCTCCACGGTGATGGGCTCGCGGAAGACGGCATCCCGGCCACGCTGCACCTCGCGCCGCTGCGACTCCGACTTCTCCAGCGCCACTTGCAGCCCCAGTTCCAGCGTCTTCACGGCGGTGGAGCTCTGCGTGAGCAGCGACTCCTCCTGCTTGCACGCGCCCCGCGCACACTCCGCCGGGTTGCACTCGTCCGGCACCTGACCCGGCTTGTCCAGCTCGCTGGCCGCCTTGCCACAGTCCTGGATGGCCTCCAGGCACACCTGGCGCTCGCGCTCGCGGCAGCGCTCGGCGGCCTGGCGCATCGTGGTCAACTCCGCCTGGTGGCGCAGGTACTCCCGCAGCACCCCGGTCTGCTTGCGCTCGACTTCCTCCAGCGTCCGCTCGGTCTGGAGCAGCTTCTCCTCGAACTGCTTGCGCCGCGGATTGGGCACGGAGCGGTTGCCGGCCAGGTAGCGCTGAGTGCGCTGCGACTGCTCCACGGCCTTGAGCGGCAGCACGCGCTCCAGCACCACGTTCAGCTTGACGCCCACCGTGGACTCGGGCGCCTCCGTCACCACGCGGATGGGCACCTGCTTGGGCAACATCGCCGCCAGCCGTCCCCCCGCGAGCCGCTGCGCCACATCCGGCGACTCCGCCTTGTCCACCACCGGGGGCGTCACCACCAGGTAGGCCACCTCGTCGCGCAGCTTCTGGCGCACGGCCTCCGCCCGCTCCCGGGCCGCCGTGGCGCCCACCCGCTCCTGGTCCGCGCGCAGGTACCCCAGCAGCGCGTTGCCCAGCTTGCCGCCCTCCTCCAGTTGCTGCGCCGTCCGGAACCAGCGCCTCGCCCACGCCACCTGCACCGCGTCCACCCCCTTGCGCGCCGCGGGGTGCTCCGGCGCGACGGAGAGCACCGCGTCGAACTCCGCGCGGGCCTCTTGCAGCCGCTCCTCCTGGAGGGCCTTCTGCCCCACCGCCACCCGCGCCTCCAACGTCTGGTTCAACAGCGCACGCGCCGGCTCGTTCTCCGAGTCCAGCTCCAGGGCCCGCACCAGCAGGGATTGCGCCTGGGGGAGGTTGCCGGTGGCATGCACCCGCTCCGCTTCCTCGTACACCTCCTGGCTCCACCCCTTGCGCATGGCGCGCAGCTTCACCGTCACCTCGGAGGAACCCGGATCCGCCGCGAGCGCGCGCTGGTAGGCGGCCTCCGCCTCCGTCCACTTGCGCTGGGAGGTCTTCTCGTCGCCCTCCCGCACGGCGCGGCTGTAGGCGGTGCAGCCGCTCACGAAGAGCAACGTGCACAAGGCCAGCGCGGAGAACCATCGCGAGGGAGCAGGAGAAGCCGGACGAAGTCGAGCGAGCGCGAACACGGGCCCATCTTCATGGGAAAGTGCCTCCCGGGTGAAGAATTGTCCGCCCTGCCC encodes the following:
- a CDS encoding peptidase MA family metallohydrolase; amino-acid sequence: MSRNQDASARGARHRSGRTAGLGALLALLALLLATPPAHADDDLKSEVKARLTKIEEALDGWDVVGARKELTELEELVPADIEPLKYFQGRIAFEEGLYTEAVELLQASRVEDKPGSYLRLAKDTQRIFKNHQRAESDHFVLFYPKGKEEILVPYALETLEATYRAMVEDLGWTPPSKVRVELVNNARELSKVSTLTYEQIQTTGTIAICKFSKLMLTSPKAVARGYDWQDTLAHEYIHLVVSQMSHNTVPIWLHEGLAKFMESRWRGKAGMAMTPSTLALLGRRVKADTLVPFEKMHPSIAMLPTAEDAATAFAEVYYAIDYVHQTKGTAGLRTIIQELRKGQQDRKAVEVAMGVPFALFEKSWLAHIKKQPFPKELLPREEVVLKEHAKDKDKEDPKKGKEISFGDFVEVTEIPARKFAHLGELLRERNRILAASEEYAKAHDIVGDKYESVSNKYALALLHLKRLEEAEQVLRGSLRVHPGSPQTNVHLGRILLFRKDYPKAKAAYQEALSTNPFDPEVHVALTRIHQALGETVLEARTRAASALLLNKHPDQVDTLVQAFLREHGQLSEMDVSGEPAEAPASKPSPDGGP
- a CDS encoding AEC family transporter; the encoded protein is MVTVLSLLGVCLVLGALARRSGRFPPQTSAVLNTFVLHVSLPALVLGVVHRLAFRPELLVAAVTPWFVFLGAWGLCQGLGPRLGLGRTSIAALVLTAGLSNTAFVGLPMAEALLGREGLAVAVVVDQLGSFLLLATLATFIAVRASSGETPPSPATLLRKVASFPPFLALVLALVLRPWAFPGWAEALLERLSMPLTPLTLFSVGFQLQLRGIRSRLGGLALGLSYKLALAPALVMLGLWLVPGMAPVVREAALLQNAMAPMVSGAILASEHELDVELAVLMVGLGIPLSFATAPLWLWLAR
- the traC gene encoding outer membrane exchange accessory lipoprotein TraC, encoding MFALARLRPASPAPSRWFSALALCTLLFVSGCTAYSRAVREGDEKTSQRKWTEAEAAYQRALAADPGSSEVTVKLRAMRKGWSQEVYEEAERVHATGNLPQAQSLLVRALELDSENEPARALLNQTLEARVAVGQKALQEERLQEARAEFDAVLSVAPEHPAARKGVDAVQVAWARRWFRTAQQLEEGGKLGNALLGYLRADQERVGATAARERAEAVRQKLRDEVAYLVVTPPVVDKAESPDVAQRLAGGRLAAMLPKQVPIRVVTEAPESTVGVKLNVVLERVLPLKAVEQSQRTQRYLAGNRSVPNPRRKQFEEKLLQTERTLEEVERKQTGVLREYLRHQAELTTMRQAAERCRERERQVCLEAIQDCGKAASELDKPGQVPDECNPAECARGACKQEESLLTQSSTAVKTLELGLQVALEKSESQRREVQRGRDAVFREPITVEEPMYSDFVFDVELHRLTVKATVTSVLRDLTAPQAVQAPVTQDYDVTHEDLSHKGYDRYGVLADPVQLRDELELRVEVGDKAMEDLSKKVRERFDVYRQKRVEDARRGMVRPGAEDVVETAVRVLLLTADAPPADILQPLAQARGLQRPESLFGK
- a CDS encoding MDR family MFS transporter, whose product is MSRWRMLRATMASSSLRTRVVEQVRAAAGGLPATFWFLWVGSLMNRMGSFVTPLLAIYLTRERNFTIEEAGIVASLHGAGAVLSGPLGGAIADRFGRRTALLLGLWLGSAGMLFLGFSEEPLWIRIAAFTLGILGELYRPVVSATIADVVRPEDRARAYSLLYWVVNIGFAIALPLAGWASQAGFRLLFIADAATTFLYGCLVWWRVPETHRPRGPSRSALPALGPLIAPLRDRAFLGFGLPTLLMACIFFQSAVALSLDLRDRGLSTAEFGWVMAVNGVLIVLLQPFAGPFLSRWRRSAVLAGASLLTGLGFGLHALSSTLALAALAVAVWTLGEILNGAVSLSVVADLAPAELRGSYQGAYHMLWGLAACIAPAVGSWVLEHRGRDTLWIGCLLLGLLSAGWHLTVANARRRHMAALRLTSTSVSANED